From Ictalurus punctatus breed USDA103 chromosome 2, Coco_2.0, whole genome shotgun sequence:
GTGAATATTTCTGTAAGATGTTCAACATAAGGAAGCAGTCAGGTTATCCTTATCCAGTCAGGTCTTATTACTCAAATTGAATTTTTTCTCCTTAGTTTCCCTTTGTTAAGTTATAACAGGAGTTAACTCTTCTTGCAGATATTTCACAGcatgaaatgtaaatataaaaaaaagattacacaGCATGATGAACATTGAGTTTCTTAATTAACGTGTTatgctataagaggaataaaacacttaagaggcatgctgttctaggaaaatcaacttttgcatagtactctttttttttttcctttattttaaaCAGCATGCCTcggtcatgttttattccttacatcatTACTATACTATAGTACTATAGATCTGTATCTTTAGAACCAGAAGACACCATAGGAACATAAAacgacagacagagacagacagacacagagagagagagagagagagagagagagagagagagagatacacacacactttcctctgTATAAAAGAGATAGGGTTAGGTCATACAGTAGAGTGCagaagtttgcatacccttagGATAAAATGAAGGCAAGTAAATTCACAGTATTTTATACCATTTAGTTTTACAATTTACAAATAGTCCTTCATCACCACCAGAATGAAAATAGTCAAGTAATGTTCAGGATATTAATAGTGGAAAAACTAACAGAATCTCAGTTCAAATGTTTTCATCTCCCATTCTTAATGAATTCTGAACATTTTCTAGCATGCCCATCCTTTACCTTTAAACCCAATTCGAACTTTCACTTCCTCGGAGCAGTTTCTGGATCCTGTCATTGATAAAATTATGTATCATTtgtaaactatttatttatttatctatttatttacatacattttatgaatagtagtaaataaataaatagatatatatatatatatatatatatatatatatatatatatctttgtttcTTTCGTCACCAaaggggtgcaaacttttgcacctgaaaatatataaataaatgcagtctGTTAAGCATTCAATGTCAGATACATggaaaagaagaataaaaggtTGAGCTGGAGGTGAATTTAACTCATTGCAGTTATTTGTGCATTCCAATAGTGTgacaaaggaaaaagaaagagaaaaggccTCTGATAAACATGGATACTGCCTCTGATAGTAACTTCTTTATTGTCTATGAATTACACTTCAAATAAAGGCTCAATAAAAATCTGACATTGTTGGACTATTGAACTCGCATGGAATTCCTCCAGGTTTAATCATAGAAGTGTTGTACTCCAGGACTATATTTATGCCTTTAAAAGACCAACATGCATGTTCTTAAACCTTGAACTAGCACACCTCTTAAATGATCCAATGACAGTGTCTCTCACAGTAGGTCAAAGGTGAATAAGTTAGGCAGGTACTGTGTTTTCTGATTCCCTTGCTTCAGGAATCCAACTAAAAGCACAATCCTACAGTAATCACATTAATTTTTAGTGTTGCATTGTTTTTAAAGCATTCTTTACgcatttctttttcttgcacTCTTTGGATGTTTGATGCTACTGTTTTGACACCTTCACCACTAAcaagtttattttattcagggtttatttttgctgtacaAATAATCCAACGATCCATTAGGTCTGCACaatatggacaaaaatagcATATAGCAAGTATATCGATAGAGACAAAGTTCTGAATATGCCTTACAATATATGGGAACAATCTGGTTAACCCATGATTAAACATTGTCATTAATGTCACCAAGTCTTTTTTTTGGCATTGTTTTAAAGTTCATTCTCATATTGATGACAGTATTGCAAAAGCAAATACtgcaatatttattaaaaaataattataataatcacCTGTTCAAGCTGTGTTCATTTAATCTTTTATAGATACTACTGGATTTTAGTCCCAGACCTCTTGCATTTGCTAGAAACCTGCAGGGTCAGGTATGGTTCATCAGTAAATATGCCTAAGAACAATCATCATATTTGACCGACATGGCAATAAATGTTTTCCCTTAGCCCACTGACAAACACATGAACAGTCATCTACTCCACTAACTGCTTCAAACAAAACcctaattatttttaaaaacaggatcCAGTGAACTTTGTTTGTTCGATTACTACATCTTGCTTCAAAAAGCTCATTGTGTTACAAATTTCAAGTTTGTCACTGGCACACAGAAGTGTGTAAAGCCAGACGTGCAGAGAGCCTCTTAGAGTACAACCTTAAAgatcctgaagcttgtggccagaaaagtgtatcagAAAGAATATCAGACACACTGTAGCCTGTGGGTGGAGCATCTGAGGAGACCATTTCAAGCTAGATGTGTTATTCCTTCCACCCCTGAAGAAACACCAGCTCATGGTGACATCCATAGTAAAGTTTCTGCACTAAACCTGTCTTAATGCATAAAGGAAGTGCTTCATACactttttctttgtctctgaTGAATGGAATGTTTGAACTTCCAAGTGAAGGGCACACCGAGATGACACGATATGACACGATATGACCGAGTCAACTTCCTGACTGCCAGGAGTACTTGGACTACCAGACCACCCTTGAGTCAATGTAAAAACAGTGGGATAGAATCGTCTGCAAAGAGGAGGCAGAACAAATTCATTATCTCCAGTGTCTTCACTCTCAGCCCATTAGAAAGAAATAGAAGATAAAATCAATCAAAGGAGTGTGATCCAACAGGGTAATTAAATGGACTATTACTATTGAGTCAGCTACAAAGATAAAACCTCACTTTACACTCACTTAGGGCACAGTATGTTACGCAATAAAACTGAAGTGTTGTTAAATTATTTCAAAATCCAATTAAATGACCACATCAGTATGTGACAAAAAAGAAACCAGCTTAAAAGCAACAGTATTCCAAATTGTGATCTATAATTATGTTTTGGAATTGTGTTTTATACtagatgttatattttatatctcAGCATGAAAAACTAGCATTGTCTGAAAAGGGCTTTTGATTATTAATAAAGAGCTGATTTGCTTTGGACCAGATTTCTGAGTGACATCAGAAATGTCATGAGTTCCTCAACCCATGActatgtggatttaaaaaaaaaaaaaaaaaaaaaaaaaacccaaccacCACATCATGACCTGCAGCATTACTGGTCATTCCCCTCAGTCACATGAACACAGAGGAACTTAATGTGTACAAGTGACACTTTCGAAACATGGCAatggtttatatttaaaaaataaatttaaaaaaaataaataaaaactgatctATTCTCAACATTGCTGTTATTTTCACttgtgtattttaatattttataaagaaattagtggttgcttttttttttttatagaatatTTTTCATTCAGGCCTTCAAAAAACCCGAAGGTCAGTGTGCACTTAAACTGTTGATCTCATTCAAAAGATTGACAGGAAAAGGAGCTTACAGAAACCACTAGTCATACCCACAGTCACAATGCAGCTGTAACAGATTCCCTTCTCTcaacacatgaacacatacaggaATATTTTTAGCAAACAGGAACTAATTACATGTAGGAACGAAAGGAAgaactgaaaaaataaataaataaataaaaaataaaaaaaaataaaaaaaatcggtCGACTACAAGCGCCATAGGCAAGAGGAATTCAAGCAGTCATGCCAAGAGTGCAGTAACACTGTGCAAGATAGTTAAGGAGAGATGAGCCAAAAACTCCAGTGAcgtttctctcttctttttgatcttttgtatCCTTGAACTCTAACATAGTCATGCAATAACAAATGTCAGAGGGAACATTTAGTTTAAATGAGCCCAAAGGGAGCTCAGAAGCACGTCCCACATTCAATGAACTACATATGAAAAGCATTTGGAGCGAAACATCAAGCCACGTAATGATGTCTCCAACTGCCATTTACTTGCAGGCCAAAGTGAACAGGATGACAAGTAGGCTCAGGTTTTCTATGAGGGTATGAAACAGGCAGATCCAGGAATCTCCAGAAGAGTTGATTTGTTGATCAATAAATGTTAGAATTAAAATTTGGGCAATAAAGATGACTTTCAAGATGAGACACTTTCAACACTTGACCAGTTTCAGGCATAAAAGGTGCCACACTGTTCAAGAATGTTGGGAGCTTCACCATTTTCTATCTCACTgcaacactaaaacacacatttacaccctGCCTACAATATTCTACTCTGCCTTGCAAGATAAATTTATATGTTGACTTGATTTACTCACCTGCAGGCAGGACATCCTCCTACTACCACCACTGAGGGCTGAATGATGGTGTATGTGCTCGAACAGTTTGCCGGAGTCCCTGTGGCAGCTGCTGGGTAACCTGAGGACAAGAACAAGatcataattataattaattaaaaactctgAACTCTTAAGTTTTAGTGACTAGTTTAACAAAGACAATGCATGTTTTGAGTTTGTAAGGTTTGAAAcattgctgggttttttttgttgttgttgtttttttattaaacaactTCCTGATTCTCACTCGTCAAGTGACCATTAAAGTCTGGTCTTAAAACACAGAACTTCAGAGTGTGCAATATTATATTCAGAATATGTTGTTAAACAATGAGCACAAGCCTTATTTATAAAAATCAATTGAAAGTAAATGTCACGTACATAATTGTAAATTAGATACTGTTTATATTAGACCACAGTGAAAGCACAAGCTTCCTTGAGCAGCAGAAGATAGAAAGTGGCTGCGTCCCAACTCGCTTACCGTTAGATTACGTACTCCATTCGAAGCAATACCTACTGCACAGCTGTTGAAACAGTATGTACTAATCACTACGCGTGTGTAGTATAAATACGATCCCAGACATACTACAGCTACCATGTTGgaattgtcatgtgaccttggacatcataataaacacaaatttaaaaagGACCAGATTAAAGCCCATCAAGCCCACTAacggcaaaatgcacatcaggaaagttaactgaattagtatTAGTAATTTAATGTGGCCagggttaacaggctgaggtaaattcgcTGCTGTTAGCTTGGCCAGATAAGGCATGATTGAGAATAAAAGTTTCAAACTCTAGGAcaacccttttcttttttttaaccttcaacaagttaacaatttattcaggtattgttaaacaagtcctgtttaaccaaggatTAATACTTAAAAGGAGCCGACACGCTGTCTTCCACAACTAGTTTTCCTGAGCTCGTCCGCACCAGTCCCGTtgaattatgggatttttgactaGCGTAATGTCCATTGGTTGCATACTACAAAATCTCACCGGAAGCAGAACGCatctgggtatttctcacctactgagaattcggacatgctacccctctggcgtactgctttttatctactgtgtagtagggtagtagtgTCTGAGAGACCACCTAAAATAACTTAATGGgtgttcacaaaaaaaaataaaataaaaaataaaaaaaataaaaaaattgtttatcaAGTGATTGTTTTAAGATAAGCATTTCCTCAGTTCACATCAGTTACATCTTCAAAAAATCAATTCCATTAATGTCACATTCAGCACCAGAAACAGACACTCAAATGAACAAACTTCCTGTCAGGAACATATCTGGCTACTACTCTGCCTGACAGGATCATGGTATTTCCTGATTTTACTTTGTCACTGGAAGCATTAACTCTTAGTACTAGCTGCTTCTTAGGAGACATTTTAGAATGTTAACCCTTATGCATCAATAAAAATTTACACATAGTGAACAAAGATGaccatgtccaaaaactgtcaaatgttatattaatatttttttccccactttcaCTGACTTCAATTTTTTATTAGCATCAGTTCTGATCTTAACTaccaaaacattcattttcagaattttaaccctttaaaacacaggtttctttacataatgcaaaaatcttcaaagctaACCTTCTTTGAATCATATACATTGTGATTTCCAATACAATATAGTTTCtctctttcaaactgttcacacacaattttcagtacacacatacaaaccacaactctatccatacaaacacacccacacaattatagctgcatcatttattcagctggtctgcagtgctctataatacagcagaatcaggaaaaaaagaaaagcatgtaTTTTCCAGAGACAAAACCTGAGGGGGGGGGGAAatcatttcagattttttattttttttaattcaatgttCTGAAACCTTTTCagcaaaataaaagcctattaacacagaatgcatggTTATGCTTAAACGTCACAGGGATTAAACACTGCAGTTTGAAAGGGTTTCAGTGGGGACACGTGTGTCCTTAAACTCCTGAGTGTAACCAttgtgtacctagtttaaaatagGATTTATAAAAGTAAATTAGGGTGACAtgttaaaattccaataaaaacacaccttttgagaaaaaaaatgctgttgtttgcattaaacacagacaaaatgatttttttttttaattaaatgaaaatgtccataaggacaCACAAGGGTTGAATTAGCCTTATAACTACTTGCCTTCCTGTGTAGCTTTCTACCTGGCCTGTTTGCTAGATTACAGGAATTAGCTGCCACAGAAGGCCCTAAAATTGACCAGATGCCAAAATCAACCATACTcaaacaaaagtaaacaaatatttatgATAAAAGTAATTATGAGATTTATGATAAAGTTAATTACTAGTTTGGAATTGTTATAGTTTGTAGCATaggcttgaaaaaaaaaaactcaatatAAAAGTTTTAAGACGTAAATATTGTAAACGAATTAGTATTAAAGCATTTCACTCCAGTAGAGGGACCGGTATTTATACTTGCTAACTAGAGAGAACTAGCGCACATTACTACCCTTCATTTTACAGGTTTGTACGCTGTTGAATATCAAAAGAACAGAGGATGAGGGGGAAACAGATTAACACATTTactgtagtttgtttatatttattaggTGTGTTTCAGAGCCAGGTTTACAGGTTGAACAGCCTCTCCGAGTTCATTCTCGCGACAAATTTCTTCCGTGTTGATTAGCAACAGGCTAGCGCGTATAAACATTATTATGACTAGAATAGCCATATGAATTGTATAATCGCCCAGTACTTACGAAAAAGTGGAatcttgttaaataaataaataaataaataaataaataaaagtggtGAATCTTATAAAAATGAAGTTTGATGTCATCACGTGACGCCGTGTGTCAGAATTAAACGAACGTTACAGAGGCTGATTTCTGAGcaggctttattattattattattattattattattattattattattattactactactactactactactactaataataataataataataataataataataataatactaatactcaCCTTGTGCAGCGGGGAACTGGTATGGCGGGGGCGGTGATGGAAAGGCTGCAGGTGCGGGTGCAGGAGCGGGTTGCGGGATCGCTCCGTACCCCGGCTGCGGCTGCTGGTAATTATACGCCCCGGGAACGCTGTTGTACGCCGGGGGTCTGTCTTGAAGAAGAGGTTTATTATCCATATCCGACGGAATGATGTGTGCTCTTTACGAAGTGAAAAAACACTGTAGTCACGCGTTTACCCAAAGATTAATTGTTTTAATCCGTTCAGTTTTCGGTTTGGTCTAGTGTCACGCGATGAGAACCGcgaccaaaacaaaaacaaaagcaaacccAACACAAGGAAACTGCAAGTTGACTTCACCgcccgcctcctcctcctccatgcGCCAACTTTGTCCCCGAGTAATCCACGCTGCTAAAAGCGCCCTCAAATCACACACTCGAGGAAAAGAATGGTGGATAAGAAATATTTACACCTTAAAAACACGGCATAACGAGACCGATATGATATCTCTGACGCTTGAGGAGGAAAAAtcgacagtagttagtgactaAAACTCCGAGGAACTCGTATAAAACGCGTTGCCCTGTTATCTGCTCAGTCACAAGACAGCAGTCATGTGACGAAGGGACTGAGCTACTTCTTAAAGGGGCACGCGCCTGTTATGTGATGAATAACTCACTGCAGACTACGGAAGCCATAACTGCAGACTACGGAAGCCATAAGAGGCCaggcattattttttattacgacttaattttctcgtgatctccacATAGCaaacagttattttatttttatcttgacacaacaaaaagctgttttctcacgaTGTAATTTCATGACGAGAAAATCTCGTGTCTTGTGAATGGGTCTGGTGTTGCATGCAGGTTAGCATCTTGGCCATcaccatcataaatgtaataattgctCACATTATTAGGGTCCCTtaatgtggaagtcgtcaatcaccagtgttgggtaagtacTAAAAAAAGTTAATCCATTACAGATTACTAGTTACTAGGctactttaaaattgcaatttgatgacattactgattactgcatgtaaaatgtaatcagatgactaattactttattttcaagttactactactactttattatcaaacctacaaaataCACTAGGCTACAAAAAAGTTGAATtgatcataaaacttgcctatagggtgttgtcactgtttgtaggactaccagaaaaataaaatataaaagagaTGTGCCTGTCgtacatctcggtctggatgagggaacaccaccttaagctcaacataaaatctgagcttctcgtcaccctagcctgtccctcaatcaaccacaacctcactgtacagcttggCTCAACCCCACTCAATCCAACTaggatggccaggaaccttggggtgattctcgatgacagcttgacctttacagaccacatctcaacaactgcattgtcctgtaggttcatcttgtacaacatcaagaaaatcagaccctatctcaccgaacaggctacacagatactagtccaggctcttgttatctcagaactggactactgcaactcactactctcgggccttcCGGCCAGCTCCAttaaaccccttcaaatgattcagaatgcagcagcacacctcgtcttcaaccagcccaagagaacccatgtcacaaccctcttcatctccctacACTGGCTTCTTGTAACCACCCTCATCAAAttcaagaccttgtctggaacagcacccccctaccttaACTCTCTCCAAAAGGCTTAGGTTCtctcatgcaatctgcgatcaatcaacgaccgatgcttagtagtacctactcagcatggctcaaggtccctttcaagaaccttcaaactaactgttcctcagtggtggaatggaCTTCCAAACTCAATCCAGAcctcagaatctctcaccattcttcaaaaaacagctaaagacacACCTCTTCAGTGAACACCTAACCAgcccataaaaaaaataaaaaattactctggcacttacacttctggcactttgcttcttctggaactcaattaacagatCCTGTaaggtagcactacttgtatttttctctgcttgatatatcgctttgcttgtattttctcatttgtaagtcgctttggattagagcatctgctaaattaataaatgtaatgtaatctaaaaacttttctaactacaGTAGGCTATAGTTTGGTGTCggtagccaaggggaggcacaactaagctatgggttcagctgctacagtgccatgcaaagtacattattttTACTTATGCTCTGCTCCGATCATGTTCACTTAAACTGGAatgcatatagacatttacacaccttgttttcctgctcagcatcagatgatgttactgtttcagtttcaacccatttactggttaaaaaaaataatcggcgtatatccattttttcctcacactgactgtgtgagctagcgtttggcagaattgagagactgtcagccaataatacacgagtgtttccacgtattttcctgtaaatccTTTCTGATTGGTCCCACCTCCATTcgctgaagatataaaattacaggccgtcttcttttactgacaatCAATTACGTaggtgacaaaccgctccaactggagaattattcggagctaaagaaaaaatatttggggcaaaacgtgatttattttaaaaatacattttacttaatattgttttcttcacaatAAATTTGTTATGCAAGTAATGTAATTTagttgacatcagtaactgtaatcaaattacatacatttaaaatgtaatgcgttacaatACTGctttatcagaaaaagtcattagattacagtaatgcGTTACTTTGTAACTCTGTCAATCACTGATAAATATAGAGCTATTTCAGCTTGAGTGAGTCCttgattgttttcttaacaatagaTTTGTAATGAAAGTAACATTTTCTTGACATCAGTAAATGTAatcatattatatacatttataatgtaatgcgttacattactgtacaataatgcattacattttatcagaaaaagtcattagaatacAGTAATGCGTTACTTTGTAAAGCATTATACCCAACTCTGTCAATCACTGACAGTCATAGAGCTATTTCAGCTTGAGTGAGTCCCAGATCAAAGTAAAAACCAATTCgttcatccatgatgctgcGGGATTGCGCtaagcttttgctgcctccagagaaataaaaacaacatgttGTTGTGTTGAGTACacaaaaaaattgtgttcatgagaaaacaacttttgttatgtcagTATCAGGAGAAAAAACCCACTTTAtgtcgagatcatgagaaaacaagaaagaaagaaaaaatatatctgCAAGCAGCAATACCAGTCAcaccaattattggcaccatgaGCAGCAAAAGAACCTTTGTTACATGTTTTTAGTTAGAGTCTGATGAACAGTGTATCAGTAGTTAGAAAAAGTTAACTTtcaagcataaaaaaaaaaaattgtattttaaaaataaattataaatagcTACTTCTTAGAAATTTTGTCCAGTATgtggtgctgttctgaaactgctcagGTAGCATCTGGATATGATGGTTATCATGCAGGAAAGCTTTCAAGGGTTATAAGCCAAAAAACGTTTTGCTATCTCCTGACCAGTAGGGGGAAGTGTGACGAAACTCTGCAGGTCACCTCAGGACCTAATGGTGATGACACGTACCAAGTGTTGTCAAGTTTTGTTGATCAGAATTCTGTGAATAACTTTTTGTCGTGAGTGCATCTACATAATGCAGGCCAATTTTCATGCAAATCCGAGAAACGGTCTAGGACAAGTTcaaaaaagtaggttttcaaaacatttaaaaatagtgGACAGGACGTTTTCTCGACCATGACATTATTGGTATCATTGTTCTCGGCATGAACCACGGAACCTATCAAGATCAGTTTCATGACAGTAGGCAAAAGGAGTCaatagctattagcatttttataaatagcattataattttGACCACAAGGAGGCGCTGTCCCAAAACATTTTGAGTCCCTTCAGAGCATCATCCCAAAGACACGGACCGAGTTTTCTAAAGATACGCCAAGTCGTTTGTAAAATAAGGTGTACGATAAATtgttcagaagttataagcaaaatgtgttgttgttttctcataTCTCGTAACCACTAGGGGGCACTGTTCCAAAATTGAGAAGGCATCCTCAAGTCATGATGGCTATGACAAATAATTTTGTTAGGTACAAGTTTGATACCCTAAAGCACTATGGGGATATACCCTCATGTTGAAGGCGGGTTGGGTTGGGTGTGATGGGGCATGACATGCAAGCTAACCATAcccaaacaccccccccacacacacatacacaatttttttttgtataacagcacggtCTGCAGTGTTTTATAACACTTATACCGCATATATTTCCATTTATGTCCAATGTGCATCATCCAAGTATGCCCACTGTTATTTCTAAGCACTGTGGGTATTATCATTGTAAGCCATTGGCAAATGCTTGTTTGAAGAAGCATACATGGCCAATACAACCAATTTTGTTTTTGATTCtgatttcaaaatgtaaaacatctgCCACACAAGCCAGGTGTTTGGGTGAA
This genomic window contains:
- the bri3 gene encoding brain protein I3; the encoded protein is MDNKPLLQDRPPAYNSVPGAYNYQQPQPGYGAIPQPAPAPAPAAFPSPPPPYQFPAAQGYPAAATGTPANCSSTYTIIQPSVVVVGGCPACRVGVLEEDFTCLGIMCAIFFFPLGILFCLALRQRRCPNCGATFG